DNA sequence from the Brachybacterium sp. P6-10-X1 genome:
AGGCATCGCGCATCTCCACCACCAGGGGGACGCCCCACAGGGCCGCGAGGGTGCGGCCCACCAGGAGCGTGGGGATCGCGGGGGCGGTGGCGACCACGACGTCGGGTCGGGTGCCGGGACGGCTGAAGCGCCGCCGCAGCCGACGCAGGGCGTCCAGCGCCGAGACCAGGTGATCGGCGGTGCGGGAGGTGATGTCGGCGCGGTGCGGGAGGTAGGCGGTGCGCACCACGGTCTCCCCGTGACGTCCGCGCTCGACGGCGCCGACGGGGTGCGCCCGGTACTGCTCGCGGGTGGGGCGTCCGCCGGGATAGTGCGGCACAGGGGTCGCGACGGTCACGCGGTGCCCGGCGGCGAGGAAGCGCTCGACCAGTGCCGACCAGCGGCGCTGCGGCGCCCCGAACTCCGGGGCGTAGTAGTGGGTCAGCAGCAGGATCCTCATCCGGCGGCGGCCTCCTCCGGGCCGGCGGCCCGGGACGCCTCCTCCGGGTCGACGGCACCGGCAGCGTCCTCGAGGCCCACGGCGCGGGCGGCCTCCCGCAACGTGCGCGGGGACGCGTGGAGCGTGTCCGGTGGTCGCAGGCCTGCGCGGGCGGACGCGGCGTCCACGAAGAGCCACATCGCCTGCGGGTGGGCGGGATCGGCGTCGCGATCGGTCGCGGCCCGCCGGTGCTGCCGGTCGGCCGTCCGACGGACGGTGGCGCGGCGGTCGGCACCGTCGGAGCGGCCGGCACCCTCGGAGCGGCCGGCCCCCTCGGAGCGGCCGGCACCCTCGGAGTCGTCCCGGGACCCGTGGGAGGTCGTGTCGGGCAGCTGCACGGCGGCGCCGTCGGCATCGGGCCCGAGGTAGGACGCCTCGTCCTGGTCGACCCCCTCGCGCCCTGAGCCGTCGCCCCCTGTCCCCTTGCGCCCTGCGCCGTCGCCGCCCGCGCTGTCACCCCCGTGGCGCGCGGCCGTGACCTGCGCCTCGGCCCGACGATCGGGGTCGGGTTCGTCCGGCTCCGTGTGCTGCGCGGGGAGGACGGCGATCGCCGCGGTGGGGATCAGCACGCTGCGAGAGCTGAGCTGGCGGCGCACGACCGTGATCGCGGCGAGCTCGCCGGTGGCATCGTGCAGATAGACGTCGCGCACGCGCCCCACCTGCGCCCCGTCGCTGCCCAGCACGGTCACGCCGGCCAGAGCCTGGAGGCGTCTGCGACGGGCCAGGCGTGCGGCGTCGGACGACCCCGGGCCCGAAGCCCCGCACTCCACACCGGTCGATGCCGTCGATCCCGCACCGAGCTGCGACGCCGGACCCGCGGAGGCGGCGCAACCGTCTCCCTCGGGGTGCTCAGCGGGGGCCTCGCCCCCCGACGTCTGGGTCACGCGGACCTGCTCCTCCTCAGTCGACCACGCACAGGTGCACGAAGTCTCGCACATCCCGGGTGGGGTCACCGGAGCCGTTCTGCTGCAGCTCGCGCACCGAGTGCTCGCGCACCGTCAGGCTCAACAGCAGGGAGAACAGGGTGCGGGCGACGAACGCGGGATCCGCACCCGGCACCA
Encoded proteins:
- a CDS encoding PRC-barrel domain-containing protein; this translates as MTQTSGGEAPAEHPEGDGCAASAGPASQLGAGSTASTGVECGASGPGSSDAARLARRRRLQALAGVTVLGSDGAQVGRVRDVYLHDATGELAAITVVRRQLSSRSVLIPTAAIAVLPAQHTEPDEPDPDRRAEAQVTAARHGGDSAGGDGAGRKGTGGDGSGREGVDQDEASYLGPDADGAAVQLPDTTSHGSRDDSEGAGRSEGAGRSEGAGRSDGADRRATVRRTADRQHRRAATDRDADPAHPQAMWLFVDAASARAGLRPPDTLHASPRTLREAARAVGLEDAAGAVDPEEASRAAGPEEAAAG